GGTGGAGTTCCTTATTGGCTACGTTTACGGCTTGGTTTTCCTGGTCTGGCTGGCGTTAGGGTTTTATATTTGAAGGAGAGAATGGGTTCTGGTGAGATCTGTGGGAGCTACTAAGGGAGAGATTGTGGTTGAGGTTCCCGATGGTATGAGCCTCGACGAGGTTAGGAAGCTGGTTAGGGAGGCAGTTCTTCGCTACCTCAGGAAGAAAGGCCTTAGCGAGGAGGAGTTGAAGAAAATCCGCGTGAGGGTTGAGGTGGAAGGATGAGGGTCAGAATCAGGGTTTACGGTGCTTCTGTCTCTGAGGGAGAGCTTAAGCGTGAGTTAAGGAGGATGCTGAAGGTTAGGGGAACCGCTGAAAAGTTGTATAAACTTCTTTCGGAGGAGGAGCTGAATGAAATCGAGAGGGAGGTCAAAAAGAGGAGGTTCTCGCTCAGGGACTTCGGGGATATTGATTGACACCAGTGTCCTCATTGAGATTTACAGGGAAAGGAAGCTTGAGGAGCATGCTGGTTCTGTTATTTCAGTGATAACTCTCTTTGAGTTTATACGAGGGATAAGAAGCGAGAGAAAGCGCGTGGCCGTCTTAAGGGGATTGGAGAGCATTTTCAGGGTTGAGCATCTGGATGATCTCACTCTTCTGATGGCATCAAAAATTTACAGGGAGCTTAAAAGGAGGGGTACTCCAATAGAAGATGCTGACCTCTTAATAGGTGCAACTGCCATAGCTAAAGGGTACAAGGTTTGGACGAAAAATAAAAGGCATTTTAAGCGTCTTGAGGAGTTTGGGTTGAAGTTTTGGAGGTGAGGCTAGTGGGAGTGTATATTGATAGGGAGGCGCGGGAGATCGTGTCGAGGGTTCGTGAGAGGCTGGCGAGAGAGCTTGGTGTTTCTCCGCGGGATGTGTCAGTGAGCATGGTGATTAAGCATCTCTACCACAGGAGCTACAAGGTGGAGAAAGCGGTTTAACCTGCCTGTTTTTCCTGTTTCTGGAGTTTTCTTCATTTTTCTGGTTCAGTGCTTAAAAGTCGTGGAGTCATATTCTCTGTCGAGGCCGTTAGGCCTCAAAAAAAGTGCGAGAGGTGGTAGGCATGGATTGGAAGAGGATATTCACGGAAGACTTCCTGATGGATATGATTGCCTTGTGGGTTGGTCTCTTCATCTGGGAGAAGTGGATTAAGAAGATGCTGAAGGTCTGAAAGCGTGGAAGTACAATCAGGAGGTGAGAAACTTGTATAAGGTGAAAGAAACCCTTGATGACGTTCTTAATCTCACGGTTAAGAGCGTGGACATACCCCGCAACGGGGTTATTGACTCAATAGCGCTTCTCGCCAACCTCACGCTTAGCAATGCTGGAGCTTCAGCCGCCAACCTCACTTATGATGATGTTCTAAAGGCTATAAACGAGATTAGGGTCGTTTCTAACGGTAACGTGGTTCACTATGCGCTGAAGGGACAGGATATCGCTTACATGAACATTTACGACACTCACGGGAAGGCGCTTGACCTGTCCGGAACTGTGAGCGTTCCGGCTGGGGGTTCTACGAGCGTTAGCTTCCTCATAATCCTCGACGCTGGGAAGATTCACGCACTCATAAAAGACCAGTTGCAGGCTAAGGTTGAATGGAACACTTCAATAGCCACCGATGTAACCCTTAGCGACGCTGAGGTTAAGATAACTCTCGATAAGGAGGTTTACGAGAGCGGAGAAGAGTATGTTATGACCTACGCCGGCGCTGAGTGGGGTGAGATATTCATCGAGGAGCCGAAGGTTTACGCTATCGAGAAGAGCTTTAACGCACTTGGAGAGCTTACGGAAGTCTTTGAGCTTCCGGTGGGTTCAGTCCTTAAGAGAGCGCTTCTTGTCTTCTACGACGACACCGGAGCGAGAGCTGACATTGTGGATAAGTATGCGCTTGTTAGGACGAGGCCGGCACGCATACAGCTTTACAAGATTGACTACAACACTTCGAGAGAGCTTGACAAGGTGCAGTATAAGCTTAGTTCCGTTCCCACCGGAATGACCATGTTTGACTACGACATGGAGATTTGGCCGGGTGGCCTTGACATGAGGGACATGCCGAGTGGAACTTTCAAGATTGCGCTTAAGACCACCGCAAGCGGTAAGGTTCGCTACATAAGCCATGAGGTTGTTCCTCAGCTGATAAGCCTTTGAAGGCTTTTCATCTCTTTTACTTTGCTTAAATCAGCCGGTTAAAATCAGTTTTGCTTAAATAAGGTCGTGAGGTGGGTTAAATGGCGTGGAGTTGGAAAGAGTATTATGAGAAGAAGAAAGCGCTTGAAGCTAAGCTAAAATCACTCAATCCTGGACAGTCGGGGTATTGGCAAACGATGCGGGAACTTCAGGAGCTGGAGAGGCAGGCGAACGCACAGCGTTATTCTGAAGGGATGAAGAGGAACGAAACACAGCTTAAGAGGTATGGGGACGCTTATAAGGTGGTTTACGAGCGTAATAAGGCGCTTTATGAGAAACAGTGGGGGAAAGCAGTTACGGTGGCGAAGCCACGGGAGATTGAGAAGAACACGGGGATTAAGACGGTTCCAAAACCGGCACCTAAGCCGATTCCTAAGCCTATCGGAATGCCTAACCCGAACATACCTAAGCCGATTCTAAAACCACAGCCGGATGTGGTAGTTAAGCCGAAGCCTATGCCAAAGCCGGAGGTCGAGAAGAAGCCGGTTCCTAAGACGGTTCAGGCTACGAGCACGAAGCAGGAGATTGACGTTAAAAAGCTGATTCTCTACGGTGCGGGGTTGTATCTTCTCATAAGGGTTCTAAGAGGGTGAGGAGAATGGCGGTTCCAGCTTTTGCTATGGCTTACAAGGAGAAGGATGACATTATAAGGCTTATAGCTTACGCTTTCGTTGGCATTGCGGTTCTCTACATGCTGTATAAGCTGTTCGGAGCGTTCCGGAGCCTTGGGGAGAAGATAGAGAAGACGCTTCAGGGAGTGAAAGAGGGACTTAATGAGGTTGCAGAATACGGGGTAACTAAGCCTGTTACTCCGGAGGACACGAAGGCTATTATCGAGAAGAGAGCTTCAAAGGAGCCGGAGAAGCCTTATCTTGTCGAGAAGAGCATTTATGAGGGTCTTAAGGAGCAGGGGAAGGAACTTCCGAAGAACGTTAAGCCGTATAGCTTGAAGGGGAGCATTGAGAAGGCGCCGATTAAGACGGAGAGGAAAACAACGCCTGCAATCGGTTCTAAGTTGGGTTTGTGGACTACAAAGAAGGAGGAGCCGGTTAAAATTGAAAAGCCGGTTAAGAGCGAGAGCGAGAAGCTTAGGGAGGAGATAATGAAGTTTAAGCATGCGAGGGGTGAGAAACTGAAAGATTACCACCATACTCTCCCCTTATCCCCACCAGCTTACATGAGGTGATAACATGAAGTTGGACAGGGAGACAGTCTTTCAGGCTTTTATCCTCTTCATTTTGTGGGTGGCTTTTCAGGTCGAGTTTAAGAAGTTCCTCGACAGGGTGAGGTGAAAGTCATGATAGAATACGAACTCCTCAGTGCTGGAGCCACGGCGGTAATCACCGCTCTCCTAACGGCGGTGGCAACTTCGAAGGCTAACGAGCGGGTGTTAAAGAACATCATGGAGAGGATGGAGGACATGGAGGAGAGGATTTACAATCATGAGAACCGGCTTTCCCGGCTTGAAGGCCGGATTGTTGGGAGTGTGATAAAATGAGTAGGAAACCCCGGTATAAATACCTTGGAAAGCGGGTTAAAGACCGGGGAAAGAATGGGTTAGATTCAGCGAGTGAGTTTTACGACATGATTAAAGCGATTATGAGGGATTACAAGGCTGGACGGATTACGGGGAGGATGGCGAGGGGTAGGCTTCTCTTACTTTATCGCCTCAGCTTCAAAAAGAACAACTCGAAGATTCAGCACTTGCAGAATTCAACGCTCCAGAGGATTAGGAGAGCGATAAAGAAGGCCATGAGCGAGGTTAAGGGGTGAGGCGCATGGTAGGGGTTAATCTAATTGACTTCCGGAGGACTGAAGCGGGGACGAAGCCGAAGGGGATACGGCTTGAGAAGCCGGTTAAGCGGGAAGATGGAGTTAAAACACTCGAAGAGGGGGTTAAAGTGCAATCGGTTGATGTTTCGGGACTTTTGAACCTCTTAAAGCTTTTTGCACTCGTAGTGTTCGCCATAGTTCTCGCTGGACTCTTCATTGAAGGGGTGAGGAAGAGATGACGGAAGAGATAGTTAATGCTTATTTTGAGCCGGCAGATAATGCTGTAATCGAGCTAACGGACACGGAGCGGTCAGTAACTTATGATTTTGGCACTCCGGTAAGGCTAACGGCGGTTTCAATATCTCATGGGAACGATGATTACATTACCGTGAGCCTTTACAAGTTCGGGGATACTAAGCCGTTCTGGTCGGCAAAGTTCTACAAAGGCCTAAACGGTCAGGTTTTCATCCAGCCAATCCCTAAAACTGCCGTTAGAAAAATTGTGGTAAAAGCGGAGCCGGGAGGAACCTTAACCTCAATAGATGACCCTGTTATTGTGAACATTAGTTACATCTAAAGGTGAGAAGCATGCCAATAACGTTAATCTTCGTAGGTGGGAAACTGAGCGAGGAGAAGACCATCGAGGCCGAAATCCTTGAAGGATTGTTCGAGACACAAAGCACAGCGCACAGGTCACTAAATGTTGGGGGAATACTAATAGAAAGTGGTGTAAATTGGGGACTAGGACTCCCCGAAATGGATGAATTGAGAGAACCCAGTATAACTCTCTCTACCGTTTATGGTGGAGGAGTCGCTATTTTGGGAGGAGCAACACAAATTAGTTGAGGGGGGGTGAGGTAAATGGCGTTAGATGTGGCCTTTGTTAAGTATATGAATGAGGCAATAAGCAACGCCTATTTGACTTTTCCACAGAGAATAACGAACCTGTTTCCGATAGACCTCTATGTGAAGTTGAAGATAGCGAACCAAGGAAACCAGTTATGGCATTTCAAGGATGACGGAAGCGGACGGTATGTTTCGGATACTGAATTCAACTTAGGATTGCTTTCGGCGAACTCTTCATTAGACGCTACGGTTCCAATTGAGGGAACGCTACCGTCCGAAACCTCAAAAGACCAAATCCAGATGACAGTAGAACTATACACCGACAGCGCTTATACTAAACTATACGCCAGCCAGAGTATTTTTGTGAATGTGCACATGTATATCCAGCAGAGCGACGGATTATGGGGGAGTGCAACACTTGCCGAAAATCAGGTCGTGTATAAAAAGTGGACTCAAACTTTCGGGAGCGTTACAAAGTCGTTCACAAATAAAGGACAAATTGGGAGCGTTTCATACGTTAATACAGTAGATGGGTTATACCTCTATTTCTGGGGAGCGTCTAACACGCTCAATGATTATTACCTCGGAGTAAGGGATGCCGATAGCGTGCTGGGAGTATATCCTGGGATTGAAGGGGGATATATTTCCGGAGACTCTCCGAACTGGAGGGGTTACATCCAGCTGAAGGATTACGACGGGAGTAATCCGGTGAACTTCCAGAATAAGTTT
This is a stretch of genomic DNA from Palaeococcus ferrophilus DSM 13482. It encodes these proteins:
- a CDS encoding type II toxin-antitoxin system VapC family toxin; this translates as MIDTSVLIEIYRERKLEEHAGSVISVITLFEFIRGIRSERKRVAVLRGLESIFRVEHLDDLTLLMASKIYRELKRRGTPIEDADLLIGATAIAKGYKVWTKNKRHFKRLEEFGLKFWR